In Streptomyces sp. NBC_00341, the DNA window ACGGCGTGGTGCACTGCGACCTGCATCCGGGCAACCTCTGCCTGGACGGTGAGGGACGGGTCGTGGTGCTGGACGCCGGCTTCGTGGTGCAGCTGCCCGACGCGGTGCGGCGCTCCTTCGCCGGCTTCTTCCTCAACATGGCCCAGGGCAACGGCCCGAAGTGTGCGGACATCGTGCTCGACAGCGCCGCGCGGCTCCCCGCGGACTTGGACCGGGAGGGCTTCCGCAGCGCGGTGACGGAGCTGGTGGACGAGGTGGCCGGGGCGCTGTCGAAGGACTTCGACCTCGGGGCGTTCGCGCCGCGGCTGTTCAAGCTCCAGAAGGATTTCGGCGTCTTCGCCGCGGCCGAGTTCGCCTTTCCGCTGCTGTCGCTGCTGGTGCTTGAAGGAATGATCAAGGAGTTCGACTCCGAGGTCGACTTCCAGGCCGAGGCGGTTCCCGTGCTCATGGCCTCCTTCGCCAAGGACGTCCAAGTGGACGCCGAGCGCCGTGAGAGCGGCCCCTCCGGCGGGTGGGCCGCCTGAGAACCGTGCCGGCCCCGCCGAACCTCGCACGGTCTGCGGCCGCCCGTACCCGCCTTCGTGTGGCCCGGGCCGGACGGCACGAGCCGCCGCGTGGCGGACAACACCCCACAGCTCCTGCCGGACCGGCTGTGCACGCCTGCGGACCAGCCGCGTCGGCGGGCGAAGCGGCACGTCGAGCAGGGGACGGAAAAGGAGGAACGACATGTTGGTCTGTGTGACAGGAGGCACCGGCTTCCTCGGCTCGCACACGGTCGCCGCCCTCGCGGCCGGCGGAGCACGGATCCGGCTGCTGGTGCGCGACCCGCTACGGCTGGCGCCCGCGCTCGGCCCGCTCGGCATCGACCCGGACACGGTGGAGACCGTCACCGGCGACGTCGCCGACGAGGCAGCGGCGGCCCGCGCGGTCCGCGGCGCCGACGCCGTGATCCACCTCGGGTCGGTCTACTCCTTCGACCGCCGGCGCCGTGACGACATCACCCGCACCAATGTGGCGGGCACCGAAGCGGTCCTGAAGGCGGCGGTCCGGGCCGGGACCGGCACGGTGCTGTACGTCTCGACCGTTGGCGCGCTGATTCCCACCACCGAATCCGAGCTGCGCGCCGAAAGCCCGGTGGGGAACCCCGTTGAGCCCTACCTGGCGAGCAAGGCGGCCTGCGAGACGTTCGCCCGGCGGCACCAGGACGACGGGGCGCCGGTCCACATCGTCTACCCCCCGGCCCTGCTGGGCCCGGACGACCCGAGGCTCGGTGACCAGACCGGCCGGCTGCGCGACGCGCTGCGCGGCCTGATGCCGCTGTGGCCCACCGGCGGCTTCCCGCTGGGCGACGTGCGTGACACCGCCGCGGTACTCGGGGGACTGGCCCTCGGCCCGCCGCCGGACAAGCCGGTACGGGTCTTCGGGCCCAACCGGTACGTGACGACGGCCGACTACCTGACGGAGCTCCGCGCGGCGACCGGCCGCAGGCTCACGACGCTAAGGCTGCCGGGGCGGGCCATGCTTCCCGCCGCCCGGGTCGCCGATGAGGTCCAGCGGTGGTGGCCGTGGCACATACCGGCTGAGTTCGGCGCCGCGTACACCTGCGTGCACGCGGTGCCGGTGGCCCGGTCCGCTACGGCCGACGTCCCCACGGCGCGGCCCGTCGCGACGACGATGGCCGACACCGCTCGCTGGCTCCACCGGGCCGGCCTGCTGACGCGGCGCCAGGCCGGTACCGCGGGCGAGCGGAGCGGGTCATGACGGCGGCGGGGACCGGACACGAGCCGGCCGAGCAGTACCACGCCTACCGGCGGACCAGGAAGAACATCACCGGCCTGGTCACCCGGACGCCGGACACGGCCGCCGCCGGCGTGCCCGCCTGCCCCGACTGGACCGTGCGCGACCTGATCGGACACCTGGTCCACATATGCGAGTCGTTCGTCGCCCTGGAGGACAACCAGATAGATCTGCGCCCGTCGGAGGGCGTTGACCTGACCGGTCTGCTGGACCGGTGGGACGCCCTGGACAGCGAGTTGCGCGAGGCACTGGACCGCACCCCCGAACTGCGGCGGCGCATCCTGTTGCTCGACGTGTTCTCGCACGAGATGGACCTGCGCGTCGGTCTGGGCGAGACGGTCGCGCCGTCCGGCCATCCGGCGTTCCCCGGCGCGCTGGACCTGGCCACCATGGGCTTCGGCCTCGCGTTGCACGGAGGGAATCTGCCGGCGCTGCGGATCGACACCCCGGAGCGGGACTGGGTGGTGGGAGAGGGGGCTCCCGTCGCCACGGTCCACGGCCCGGCCTTCGACGTGTTCCGGTCGCTGACCGGCCGCCGCACCCGGCACCAGATCGAGGACCTGCGCTGGTCCGGGGACCCGTCGGTGACCTGGATGCCGGCCTTCGCCTGGGGGCCGTTCGCGCCGCCCGCGAACGAGGTGGAGCCGGTCCGCGGGTTCTGACCCACCGGGCCCCGCGAGCGCCGCGGCAGGACGTCCGGGGCCGCACCGGCCGGGCCGGTGCCCAGGGCGGGGCCGGCGCACGGATGGGCCGCACCGCTGGAGAACGCCCGGCCCGTCGCACGACGGGCCGGGCGTTCTCCTTCGCGCCTACGGTCTCAGGTGCCGGTGATGGCGGGCAGCGGGAAGGGAGCACCGCCGGCCTTCGGCAGACCCGAGAAGTCCAGCTCCGGCAGCGCCAGCAGGATCGGCAGGTCCAGGGGGGTCAGCGGACGCCCGGTCAGGTTGACCCGGGTGTCCTGGTCCCGCCGTACGTTCAGTACCTGGCTCGAAGCCACCAGCAGCGGGCGCCGCTGACCGAGCGGCGGGGGCGGGTCGTCCATGGCGAGCACGGCCGCCCGGATGTACCAGGCGCCCTCCGGCAGGCGCAGCGAGAACGATCCGGGCCCGTCCAGGATCGCGCAGGCGGTCGGACGGCCCTGCACGATGGACTCACGGAACGCACCGACGTAGATCCGTACCGGCTGTGCGGTGCCGGGGAGACGGATGGTGCCTTCGAGCTCACTGGCGGGCCGGCAACCGTCGAGGAGCTGTTGCGGCCCCGTGGCGGCCCCGCCGCTCGGCGCGAGCAGTCCGGCACGGGCCAGCGCCCGGTAGCGGGCCGGGGAGTGGCTCACACTGCGGGTGAAACGACTGGTGAAGGTGCCGAGACTGTTGTAACCGACCCGGTAGGAGATCTCGGTGACGCTGAGATTGGTCTCCAATAACAGGCTCTTCGCCTGGTGCAACCGGACCACGGAAAGGAATCGGCCCGGAGAGGTCCCGGTGAGATTGCGGAACACCCGGGAGAAGTAGAACTTGCTGAGAATCGCGGTGTTGGCGATCTCGTCGAGCGAGAGTGGTTCCTCGTATCGGTCCCACATCGTCGCTATCGCGCGCTCAACGGCGACCTGCATGGCAATGCTCCAAGCTTGTCGATGAATCGAATGCGTCCTGACGGAAATGGCCGAGCAACATCTCAGAACTGACGCTCTGTCGGTGCGATAATGTGTACCGCAAAGATTTGCACGGTGTTTCTCCGAGCGTGCCGATGAAGCGAGTACGTCCTGACTGGACGTGCAGGGCAGCGCCTGACGACCACAGGTCGGCGGGAAAGGGAACCCGCTTTCGGGCGACGACATGAAGTGTTGGATCCCGCTGCGCTGCATCGGGTATCAACACCTGGAGAATTCAGGGCGCACGGACCCTATATCGGAGCACCACCGCAAGGCGGTGGGCGGAACAACAGCTGCCGACCCGAGGGGAGCTGGGTATTCAGTTGTCGCGGAGCAGTTGTCCGCTGCGCCGCCGGGCCGCCCGCTGGGCGGCCCACGACGTGACCGCGAGGATCTCCCGGTCGCCCCCGCCGTTCTGCCGGAAGGCCGCGATGACCTTGTCGTCCACCCGGTAGGAAGCCAGGGCGGTGAGCAGTGCGAGGTTGCCCGCCGGTCGGTCGGCCGGCGGCAGTTCCCGCAGCGGTGCGTCCAGCCAGGCCCGGCCGAGGCCGGGGTCGCCGCCGTCCCAGCGGGCCAGCTCGGCGGCCACCAGGTCCCGGACCGGCTCCGGCACCAGTTCGGCCGCTGTCAGCTCGACGGCCGCCGCGCTGCGGGCCAGCGCCGCGGCGATCCGCGGATCGGCCGCCGCCCAGCCCAGGTCCTTCGGCAGCGGTGCGTCGGGCAGTAGCGACAGCGACGTACCCGTTCGGGGCCTGGCCCGGACGGAGCTGCGCATCAGGCCGGTCAGCACCCGCAGCACGGGCCCCACCGCCCGGTCCGGGGCGTGCGGCGGCAGCGGTTGCGCGCCCAGGAAGACGTTGACCATCCGGTTGAGGTACTGGAGGCATAGCGCGGTCCCGGCCAGCTCCGGCATCAGTTCGGGTGCGAACGGCGGCCTGCCCGCCGAGCCGATCCACGCCGTCAACTGGTCCGGCGCCGTCCCGCCGCCGTCCGGTGCCGCCTTCGTGCCCCGCCCGGACGAAGTGGGCCGGGCAGTCAGGGAGTTGTGCATCGTGGAGTGCATGGTGGTGCAGAACGGGCACTGGTTGCCCCGGGACACGGCGGCGGCCACCGCTTCCTTTGCGGCCCGCGGTACCAGCCCGTCGACCAGCATGGTCTCGCGCAGCGTCATCCAGGAGGCAGCGAGCAGTTCCGGCACCGGGGCGTGCAGGGCGATGGGCGGGGCCAGCACCCCGAAGTCCCGTTCGAGCTCCCGGTAGACCCGGGCGGTGACGCCGGCCGCCTCACCGAACTGCACGGTCGCGATGTGCCGGACCTGGAGCAGGGACAGCCGCCTGAGCGGCGACTGGACGAGCAGTCTCGGGTCCTTCATGTGTCCGCTCCGGGATCCGGACCGGTGACGTCGCGCCGCGGTGGCTCCGCGTGGCCTTCAAACATCGGTGGCACTTCCCTCAGCTCCTCAGCGGATGTCCTTCGGTGCGCCAGTCAATCGTCACACCGATGCGGGGTTCCTCCTTCTTCATTCTTGCGGTCTGACGGCCGGTACCAAACGAGTTAGAGGCGCGGTCTGCCATCGGGTTCCGCCTCCGTGCGGCCGCACCACCGGGCCCCGCCGACGTTCCGGGCGGGGCCACGGTGACGGCACGCCCTAAGGAATGGGGAAGAACGCCCGGACAAAGCGTTCGAACATCCTGTCCCCGATGGTCCACCGCATCCGCGGCAGCAACCGGGACGGCATGCCGATCCGGTACCTGATCTTCGGGTTTTCGCTGGTCACCGCCTTCTCGATGACCTTCGCCACGGTCTCCGCGCGCACCGCCATCCGGCCGCGGCCGCTCGGCTTCTCCGTCTCCCGGTAGGCGCCGTGCCAGTCGACGAAGTACCGCCAGAAGTCGTCGTACACACCGCCCCGCTCCTGCCCGGACATCCCGAGGTCGGCGACCGACATCGGTACGAACCCGCCGAGCACCGGCGACGGTTCGACCAGCACCACCTTGATGCCGAACGTGTCCACCTCCAGGCGCAGCGAATCGCTGATGGCCTCCAGGGCGTGCTTGGTGGCCTGGTAGTAGCCGCGGCCCGGGGTGGCGAACTGACCGAAGATGGACGACATCATGACCACCCGGCCACTGCCCTGGGCCCGCATGCCGGGCAGCACGAGCTGAGTGAGCCGGCACAGTCCGAAGATGTTCGTTTCGAACTGGCGGCGCACCTCGTCCATCGGGGTCTCGCCGATGGTGCCGTTGAGGCTGTAGGCGGCGTTGTTGATCAGAGTGCCGACCGAGCCGTGCTCGGCGGTGATCTTGTCGACGACGGCCGTCATCGAATCCTCGTCGTTGACATCCAGTTGGAGGACCCGGATGCCCTCGGCCTCCAGCTCGGCCAGCGCCTCGGGCTGCCGCGCGGTCGCGTAGACCGGCCAGCCGGCCCGGTGCAGCCGCAGTGCCACGGCCTTTCCGGTGCCGGAGGATCTGCCGGTGCTCGACGACGCCCCGGTCAACAGGATCGCGCGCGAGGGGCTGTTCACCGGGGTTCTGCCAGCCGCTGCTCGGACACCGTGGCGTCCTCCGGCTGCGAGGCGATCCGGCTGCGGGCCACCGAGTCGCCGAGGCCCAGGCCGTCCACCAGGCGGTTGATGAAGGCGAACAGTGAAGCGGTGAACACCGCTTCCAGCATCTCCGCGTTGGTCCAGCCCGCGGCCTCGGTCCTGGCCCAGTCCTCGTCGGTGACCCGGAACGCACCCGTGCAGATCTGGGTGACCAGGCGCATGAGTTCCTTGGTGCGCTCGTCGATCGGCAGGTCCTCCACCGAGGCGGAGTCGGCGATCGCGTCGGTGAGTTTCTGGTCGCCGCCGAACTGGGCCAGGAACCAGTTGTGGGTGCCCACGCAGTACGGGCAGCCGTTGACCTTGGAGCTCCAGGCGGAGATCATCTCGCGGGTCGCACGCGGCAGCACGCCGTCGTTGAACACGCCGCCGTAGCCGGCGATCACGACCTCAAGCAGGTCGGGCCGGCTGGACACCAGGCGGAACATGTCCGGCACGAAGGGAATGCCCATCCGGGACTTGATCGCCTCGTACAGCTCCGCGGTCCTGCCCTGGGCTTCGTCCTCCCCCACCAGGGGGACGCGGACCGTGCTCAGCACATTCGGATCGGTCATGGATGATCACCTTTTCTTCCGATTGTGGGAGCCGCCCCGCGAACCAATTCAGAAAAACGGGAATATATCCGGGTCTGCTATCCGGCGGGTAATTGCGGCGTTGTTATCTCTCATGGTGGCAGGAATGGTGGCGGCGTCTCGCCTTTCAAATTGCCCTGCGTACGCCCGCCGGCGGGTCCTGGACCTGGACATACGGACGGCCGTTCCGGCGCGGCAGGCGCCGGAACGGCCGTCGGGGGAGGCCGGGCGGGTTCAGTTCACTCGGCGCGCAGCCAGTCCGCCAGCCGCTCACCGATCATGATCGAGGTGAGGTTGGTGTTGCAGTTGACGATGCTCGGCATCACCGAGGCGTCGGCCACGTACAGGCCCTCCACCCCGTGCACCCGCAGCTGTTCGTCCACCACTGCGCCCGCGTCGTCAGCGGTCCCCATGCGGGCCGTGCCCACCGGGTGGTAGCCGCTGTCCAGGCTCACCTTCACGTACTGCTCGACCATCGCGTCCTTCTCGATGAGCTTGTCGCTCAGCACGATGAAGCCGTCGCCCCGCGACGCGATCCCCGGGTGGTTGGCCAGCTCCCAGCAGGTCCGGACGCCCTGGACCATCTTCTCCAGGTCCCGTTCGGTGGAGAGGAAGTCGAGCTGGATGTCCGGCCCCGCCGCCGGGTCGGCCGAGGCCAGCCGCAGCCGGCCGACCGACTCCGGCTGCTGGTCCACCACCATCACACCGAAGATCATCGAAGCGCCGGCCAGCATCTGAAGCTCGGGGAAGAGCTCCAGGTCGAAGTGGTTGACCATGTAGTACTGCATGTCGTTGAAGTCGGTGGACCCCTTGGACGTGGTCCGCACCATGGACTGCAGGAACGGCACGTTCTCGTCCAGGGCCCCCTCCTTGGGCCGCATGAACACGCCGGTCCGCGGGTGGTCCATCAGGTGGGCGCCGACCCCGGGCCGGTCCAGCCGGACGTCGATCCCGAGCCTGGTCAGATCGTCGGCCGGGCCGATTCCCGAGCGCATCAGCAGCGTCGGGGTGTTGACCGCGCCGGCCGACAGAACGACCTTGTGCGCCCGAAGTTCCTCCGGCTGGCCGGCACCGGCCGAGACCAGGACGCCGACCGCGCGGTCGCCCTCGAAGAGCACTTCGTGCACCAGCGTCCCGCTGCGGATGGCCAGGTTCTCCCGTGCCCGTACCTCGCCCGTCAGGTACGCCATCGCCGTCGAGACCCGGAAGCGGGGGTCGCGCCGGTTGGACGGGATCGGGCCGATACCGGTCGCCTCGGGGTGGTTGTGGTCGGAGACCTCGGGGAATCCGGTCGCCAGGCTCGCTTCGGTGAAGGCGCGCTGCATGGTGGTCATCTCGTCCGGCTGGAACCTGCGGATCGGCACCGGGCCGCCCTTGCCGTGGTAGCGGCCCTCGAAGTTCAGGTCGTCCTCCAGCCGGCGGAAGTACGGCAGCACCTGCTCGTACGCCCACGCCGGGTTGCCCGCCGCCGCCCACTTGTCGTAGTTCTCGGGCACACCCCGCAGCGCGATGGTGGCCCCGACCGCGGACGAGCCGCCGGTGATCTTTCCTCGGGGGAAGAGGATGCGCCGGCCGTCCATGATCTCCGCGCGGTAGTGCCAGTCGTGCTTGCTCATCGACATGGCGTTGCCGTTGGTGATGTCGTGCGGGATGTCGGCCGGATCGGGAAAGTCCGGGCCCGCTTCGACGAGGAGCACCGAACGGGCCGGGTCCTCGCTCAGCCGGGCTGCGAGCGCCGCACCCGCGGAGCCCGATCCGACGATGATCGCGTCATACGTGTGCGTCATGGATGTAAACCTCGCCAGAGTGTGATTCGACAGGGTCCGATCTCACCCGAGTTTTACAGGTCGCCCGCATCCGGTCTTCTCCAAGACTGCTCAATGACCAGGGCCGTGGATATTCCCCGTACTGAAGGCGAGTGCTCCCTTCGAACCGTGGCAACGTCAGAGAAGCAGCCCTTGACGGGGTGGTAGATCCTCAAGTGCCAGGTACTGCGACAGTAATTTCGGAATTACATTCGCGATGGCCTCGGCCAGCCGTTCATTTCTCGTTCACGGGAGGGAATTGGGATGTCGTACCGACAGCGATTCCGCAGGCTCATACCAGGGGTGGTCACGATATTGGTGGCGACCTCGCTGTTCTTCGTCGTCCGTACATCGGTGTCCGCCGCGGGCGGTGAAGAGGCTGCTGCGGCGTACAAGTTCAAGGAAATGCCGATCGCGATGCCACCCGGATACGACTCGCAGCCGAAGAAGACGATCCGTGAGGTGAACCCTGCCTACGAGAAGATCCGCGCCTGGATCTCCTCGGTCGGCGCCAGCATCGCGGTCAACGATGTCACCGGCCACGGACTCGCCAACGGCATGTGCATCGTCGACACCCGTACCGACTCGGTCGTGGTCACCCACACCCCGACCGCTCCTACCGCCGACCGGTTCACCCCGTTCGTGCTGGACGGCAAGCCGCTGCCGATGGACGACGCCATGGCACCCACCGGCTGCACCCCCGGCGACTTCAACGGCGACGGCCGCAACGACTTCCTGGTCACCTACTGGGGACGCACTCCGGTGCTGTTCCTGGCGAAGTCCGACGCCAAGACCCCGTCCGCGTCCGCGTACGTCCCGCGCGAGGTCGTCGCCTCGCAGAGTCTCGACGGCAAGTACCACGGGCCGCGGTGGAACACCGACGCTGTCTACGTCGCCGACCTCGACGGCAGCGGCCACCCGTCGATGATCGTCGGGAACTACTTCCCGGACTCCGACGTGCTCGACCCGAACGGCCTCAACAACGTCGAGATGAACGACTCGCTGTCCAGCGCGAAGAACGCAGGCGGTGACCACGTGCTGCGCTGGTACAAGGGATCGGCCGGCACCAACCCGGACGTCTCCTTCGTCGAGGAGAAGGACGCCATCCCGTACGCCAACTCCACCGGCTGGACGCTGGCCATCTCCGGCGCCGACCTGACCGGCTCCGGGCTGCCCGACGTCTACATCGCCAACGACTTCGGCCACGGGCACCTGCTGCACAACCGTTCCACCCCCGGCAACATCCGCTTCACGGAGGCCAAGGGCGAGCGCACCCCGACGACGCCGAAGTCGTTCGTGCTCGGCAACGGCTCCTTCAAGGGCATGGGGGTCGACTTCGGTGACGTCGACAGCAACGGCAGCTTCGACATGATGGTCAGCAACATCACCGTCGCCTGGGGCCTGGAGGAGAGCAACTTCCTCTGGGTCAACCAGGCCGACAGCCCGGCCGCCGCGAAGGCCGAACTGCAGGACGGCATCGCCCCGTTCAAGCAGGAGGCGCAGAAGAACGGCGTCGCCTGGACCGGCTGGGGCTGGGACGCCAAGATGGGCGACTTCCTCAACAACGGCCAGCAGAACATCCTGCAGGCCGACGGCTTCGTCAAGGGCGACATCGACCGCTGGCCGTGGCTCCAGGAATTGGCCATGACCAACGACAACCTGCTCTCCAACCCCGCGATGTGGCCGCACGTCGGCCCCGGTGACGACCTGGCCGGCGACGAGGTGATGGCGTTCTATGCCCGGACCAGCAGCGGCAAGTACGCGAACGTGAGCAAGGAGCTCGGCCTCGACGTCCCGATCCCGACCCGTGCGATCGCCACCGCCGACACCACCGGCAGCGGCGCGCTGGACTTCGCGATAGCCCGCCAGTGGGGCCCTCCGGCGTTCTACGCCAACCAGGCCCCGAAGCTGGGCAAGGACCTGACACTGCGGCTGTACCGGCCCGCGCCGGACTCCACCGCTGGAGAGGGGCTGGCCGCGACCGGCTCGCCCGCGTACGGCACCACGGTGAGCATCACCACGCCGCAGGGGCGGCAGATTGCCCAGCTCGACGGCGGCGGCGGGCACGGAGGCTTCCGTAGCTTCGACGTGCGCTTCGGCCTCGACACCTACACCGGCCCGGTGAAAGCGCACTTCACGTGGCGCGACAGCGGGGGCGGCCTGCACACCAGGACCCAGCAGCTCTCCGCGGGCAGCCACACCCTCATGCTGACCGACGACATCCAGGAGGTGACGAGCCGATGACCGACAACCGTTCCCGGACTGTCGAGGCGGCTCCGCACGCCGCCCAGCCCCACACCGAGAAGAAGAAACCCAACCGGGATCCCCGCTACCTGGCACTGCGCAACTTCGCCATCTCCATGAGCGTGTTCAACATCCTGGGCTACACCCTGCTCGGCTTCGAGCAGCCCTGGCTGTGGCCGATCATCTGCGCGCCGTTCGCCTACGCGGTCGAGATGATGCTGGAGATGATCAGCGCCTGGGCCCAGAAGCGCCGGCCCCGCTTCCTGGGCGGCGGCTTCCGCAGGGTGTACGAGTTCCTGCTGCCCGCCCACATCACCGCGCTCGCGGTGAACATGCTGCTCTACGCCAACGACCTGCTGCTGCCCATCCTGCTCGGTGTCTTCATCGGCGTGGCCGGCAAACACGTCCTCCAGGCACCGATCAACGGCCGCATGCGGCACTACATGAACCCGTCCAACTTCGGTATCACCGTCTCGCTGCTCATGTTCGGCTCCTGGATCAGCATCGCCCCGCCGTACGAGTTCACCGAGAACGCGAACACGTTCTTCCGGGTCGGCATCCCGCTGGTCATCGCCACCGCGGGCACGGTCATCAACGCCATGCTCACCAAGCGGGTGCCGCTGATCGTCGGCTGGCTCGGCGGCTTCGTCATCCAGGCGGTGCTGCGCCACTTCATATGGGACGTGGCGATCTGGTCCGCGCTCGGGCCGATGAGCGGTGTCGCCTTCGTGCTCTTCACCAACTACATGATCACCGACCCCGGAACCACCCCCTCGAAGGGCCGCAACCAGTTCATGTTCGGCTCCTCTGTCGCCATGGTCTACGGGCTGCTGATGGTCTTCAACGTCGTGTACACCCTCTTCTTCGCCACCACGATCGTGTGTGCCGTCCGCGGTATCGGCTGGTGGGTCGCCCACGGTCTGCAACGGCGCCGGGGCAACGACGCGACGAGCGGCACGGTGGCGCAGCCCACCGATCCACAGCGCCTGGCCGGCAACGAGGTGGTGGCAGCATGACCGTAAGCGAACCGAGGCCCGTGACCACGGCCGAGAACGACGAGCGGGCACCCTCGGGCCGCATCGCGGTGGTCGGCATCGCCTGCCGCTACCCCGACGCCGAGAACCCCGAACAGCTCTGGCAGAACGTACTGGCGGGCCGCCGTGCCTTCCGTAAACTGCCTGACCAGCGGATGCGCGCCGAGGACTACTACTCACCCGACCCCACCGCGCCCGACCGCTTCTACAGCGCCAAGGCCGCGGTGATCGAGGGCTTCGAGTTCGACCGGGTCCGCTACCGGGTGGCGGGCAGCACCTTCCGCTCCACCGACATGACCCACTGGCTCGCCCTTGACACCGCGGCCCGCGCCCTGGAGGACGCCGGCTTCCCGTACGGCGAGGGGCTGACGGGCGTCAACACCGGCGTCATCATCGGCAACACCCTCACCGGGGAGTTCAGCCGGGCCAACCTGATGCGGCTGCGCTGGCCGTACGTCCGCCGCACCGTCGGCGCCGCGCTGCGCGAGCAGGACTGGGACGACGAGGCACTCACCGTGTTCCTCGACAGCCTCGAACAGCGCTACAAGAGTGCCTTCCCGCCCATCGGCGAGGACACCCTGGCCGGCGGCCTGGCCAACACCATCGCAGGCCGCATCTGCAACCACTTCGACTTCAAGGGCGGCGGTTTCACCGTCGACGGCGCCTGCTCGTCCTCGCTGCTGTCGGTCTCCACCGCGTGCGACGCGCTGGCCCGCGGCACTATGGACGTTGCCGTGGCCGGCGGCGTGGACCTGAGCATCGATCCCTTCGAGGTGATCGGCTTCGCCAAGACCGGCGCGCTCGCCACCGGCGAGATGCGGGTCTACGACAAGGGCGCCAACGGCTTCTGGCCCGGCGAGGGCTGCGGCATGCTGGTCCTGATGCGGGACGAGGACGCCCGCGCGCAGGGCCGGTTCCGCTACGCCACCGTCGCCGGCTGGGGCTACTCCTCCGACGGGAAGGGCGGCATAACCCGGCCCGAGGCCAGCGGTCACCGGCTCGCCATGCGACGCGCCTACCGCACGGCCGGCTTCGGCATCGAGACCATCGGCTACTTCGAGGGCCACGGCACCGGAACGGCCGTCGGTGACGCCACCGAACTGCGCGCCTTCTCCGAGGCCCGCCGCGCCGCCGGGGCCCCCGCCCCGGCCGCCCTGAGCACAGTCAAGGGCAACTTCGGCCACACCAAGGCGGCGGCCGGCGTCGCTGGGCTCCTCAAGGCGATCCTCGCGGTCCGCCACCAGGTGATCCCGCCCGCCACCAGCCATGTCGACCCGCATCCCGAACTCCTCGGCCCCGAGCCCGCGCTGCGGGTCCCCGACCGTGCCGAGCTGTGGCCCGAGGGCACGCCCATCCGGGCCGGGGTCTCCTCCATGGGCTTCGGCGGCATCAACGCCCACGTCGTGGTTGAGCACGCCGACGGCCTGCGGCGCAGCGCCGTGCCGAGCGTCACCCGCAAACTGGTCGCCTCCCGACAGGACGCCGAGCTGTTCCTGCTGGACGGCGCCGACCCGGAGGAACTGCGGGAGAAGGCGACCCACCTCGCGGAGTTCTGCGCCCAGCTGTCGTACGCCGAACTCGGCGACCTGGCAGCCACGCTCCAGGGCGAGCTGGACGGCCGGCCATTGCGCGCCGCAGTGCTCGTCGCCTCGCCCGAACAGGCCACCGAGCGGCTCACCGAGCTGGCCGGACAACTGGCCGCCGGAGTCCGCTCGCTGCTGGACACCCCGGGGGGTGTCTTCCTGGGCAGCGCCGGATCGGCCCCCCGGATCGGCTTCCTCTTCCCCGGCCAGGGCGCCGGAAAACGGGGCGACGGAGGCGCGCTGCGCCGCCGGTTCGCCGCCGTGGACGAGCTGTACGACCGGCTCTCGCTGCCCACCGACGGCGACCTGGTCGCCACCGACGTCGCCCAGCCCAGGATCGTGGCCGCCTCGGTCGCGGGCCTGCGCATCCTGGACATCCTCGGCATCGAGGCGGTCCGGGCCACCGGGCACAGCCTCG includes these proteins:
- a CDS encoding GMC family oxidoreductase; translated protein: MTHTYDAIIVGSGSAGAALAARLSEDPARSVLLVEAGPDFPDPADIPHDITNGNAMSMSKHDWHYRAEIMDGRRILFPRGKITGGSSAVGATIALRGVPENYDKWAAAGNPAWAYEQVLPYFRRLEDDLNFEGRYHGKGGPVPIRRFQPDEMTTMQRAFTEASLATGFPEVSDHNHPEATGIGPIPSNRRDPRFRVSTAMAYLTGEVRARENLAIRSGTLVHEVLFEGDRAVGVLVSAGAGQPEELRAHKVVLSAGAVNTPTLLMRSGIGPADDLTRLGIDVRLDRPGVGAHLMDHPRTGVFMRPKEGALDENVPFLQSMVRTTSKGSTDFNDMQYYMVNHFDLELFPELQMLAGASMIFGVMVVDQQPESVGRLRLASADPAAGPDIQLDFLSTERDLEKMVQGVRTCWELANHPGIASRGDGFIVLSDKLIEKDAMVEQYVKVSLDSGYHPVGTARMGTADDAGAVVDEQLRVHGVEGLYVADASVMPSIVNCNTNLTSIMIGERLADWLRAE
- a CDS encoding enediyne biosynthesis protein, with translation MTDNRSRTVEAAPHAAQPHTEKKKPNRDPRYLALRNFAISMSVFNILGYTLLGFEQPWLWPIICAPFAYAVEMMLEMISAWAQKRRPRFLGGGFRRVYEFLLPAHITALAVNMLLYANDLLLPILLGVFIGVAGKHVLQAPINGRMRHYMNPSNFGITVSLLMFGSWISIAPPYEFTENANTFFRVGIPLVIATAGTVINAMLTKRVPLIVGWLGGFVIQAVLRHFIWDVAIWSALGPMSGVAFVLFTNYMITDPGTTPSKGRNQFMFGSSVAMVYGLLMVFNVVYTLFFATTIVCAVRGIGWWVAHGLQRRRGNDATSGTVAQPTDPQRLAGNEVVAA
- a CDS encoding VCBS repeat-containing protein, with protein sequence MSYRQRFRRLIPGVVTILVATSLFFVVRTSVSAAGGEEAAAAYKFKEMPIAMPPGYDSQPKKTIREVNPAYEKIRAWISSVGASIAVNDVTGHGLANGMCIVDTRTDSVVVTHTPTAPTADRFTPFVLDGKPLPMDDAMAPTGCTPGDFNGDGRNDFLVTYWGRTPVLFLAKSDAKTPSASAYVPREVVASQSLDGKYHGPRWNTDAVYVADLDGSGHPSMIVGNYFPDSDVLDPNGLNNVEMNDSLSSAKNAGGDHVLRWYKGSAGTNPDVSFVEEKDAIPYANSTGWTLAISGADLTGSGLPDVYIANDFGHGHLLHNRSTPGNIRFTEAKGERTPTTPKSFVLGNGSFKGMGVDFGDVDSNGSFDMMVSNITVAWGLEESNFLWVNQADSPAAAKAELQDGIAPFKQEAQKNGVAWTGWGWDAKMGDFLNNGQQNILQADGFVKGDIDRWPWLQELAMTNDNLLSNPAMWPHVGPGDDLAGDEVMAFYARTSSGKYANVSKELGLDVPIPTRAIATADTTGSGALDFAIARQWGPPAFYANQAPKLGKDLTLRLYRPAPDSTAGEGLAATGSPAYGTTVSITTPQGRQIAQLDGGGGHGGFRSFDVRFGLDTYTGPVKAHFTWRDSGGGLHTRTQQLSAGSHTLMLTDDIQEVTSR